Proteins found in one Saccharopolyspora phatthalungensis genomic segment:
- a CDS encoding cytochrome P450 produces the protein MTMLDENQAAIQSFPMRRQCPFAPPAEYAQLREEAPLARVMLPSGRTAWVVTRHAEAQQVLADPRISTDITRPGFPALTPETPESARKRGRLHEGEFFNVDPPEHDVYRRMLIPEFSVKRVKAMRPGIQTVVDRLIDEMLSGGPPADLIESFGQPVPSMVICQLLGVAYEDHVFFQSRIRNRKMVTVAGETALARAAIAEIRAYLDDVVTRAEQEPGDNLVGRLVTERLATGELSHNALVGMIHQLLIAAHETTHNMIPLGVLTLLRHPGQLAELRADPALWPGAVDELLRYHSIVDGAGFARVAIEDIEIGGQLIRAGDGVFVLTASANHDERSFERPDDLDIHRGARNHLAFGYGVHQCLGQNLGRAWLEIAYETLFRRVPGLRAAVEVDDLPFKYDTAIFGMYEFPVAW, from the coding sequence ATGACCATGCTCGACGAAAACCAGGCCGCAATTCAAAGCTTTCCGATGCGGCGTCAATGCCCGTTCGCTCCGCCGGCGGAATACGCGCAGCTACGCGAGGAGGCGCCGCTCGCCCGCGTGATGCTGCCCAGCGGACGGACGGCGTGGGTCGTGACGCGGCACGCCGAGGCCCAGCAGGTGCTCGCCGATCCGCGAATCAGTACCGACATCACGCGGCCGGGCTTTCCCGCCCTGACGCCCGAGACGCCCGAGTCCGCCAGGAAACGCGGCCGGCTCCACGAGGGCGAATTCTTCAACGTGGACCCTCCCGAGCATGACGTGTACCGGCGGATGCTGATCCCCGAGTTCAGCGTCAAACGCGTCAAGGCCATGCGCCCCGGCATCCAGACCGTGGTCGACCGGCTGATCGACGAAATGCTCTCGGGTGGTCCCCCGGCGGACCTGATCGAATCGTTCGGGCAGCCGGTCCCCTCGATGGTCATCTGCCAGCTCCTCGGCGTTGCGTACGAGGACCACGTTTTCTTCCAATCGCGGATCCGAAACCGGAAGATGGTGACGGTTGCCGGCGAAACCGCCCTGGCCAGGGCGGCGATCGCGGAGATCCGGGCGTACCTCGACGACGTGGTCACGCGGGCCGAGCAGGAGCCCGGCGACAATCTCGTCGGGCGGCTGGTCACCGAACGGCTCGCGACGGGGGAGCTGTCCCACAACGCCCTCGTCGGCATGATCCACCAACTGTTGATCGCCGCACACGAGACCACGCACAACATGATCCCGCTCGGCGTACTCACCCTGCTCCGGCACCCGGGACAACTCGCCGAGCTGCGCGCCGATCCCGCGCTGTGGCCGGGAGCGGTCGACGAACTGCTGCGGTATCACTCTATTGTGGACGGTGCGGGCTTCGCTCGGGTGGCCATCGAGGACATCGAGATCGGCGGGCAGCTCATTCGGGCCGGAGACGGTGTTTTCGTGCTCACGGCCTCGGCCAACCACGACGAGCGGTCCTTCGAGCGCCCCGACGACCTCGACATCCACCGCGGCGCCCGCAACCACCTGGCATTCGGGTACGGCGTCCACCAGTGCCTCGGGCAAAATCTCGGCCGTGCCTGGCTGGAGATCGCCTACGAGACGCTGTTCCGGCGCGTTCCGGGACTGCGCGCGGCGGTCGAGGTGGATGACCTGCCGTTCAAATACGACACCGCGATCTTCGGGATGTACGAGTTTCCCGTCGCTTGGTAG
- a CDS encoding phytanoyl-CoA dioxygenase family protein, with protein sequence MTDTTAQTKSDAVAERFVTAFREDGFTHIPSLLTAEEVARYREAALDAIERHGKTAGMGGGGTALVQTKGAWWKHETLRNLSRHPRIGAVAEQLAGMPLRVWGGEAFAKHPHDEVPTIWHDDLTFAPLDSRMTMNAWIALVDVPVERGCLTFLPESHRRADPYRGELSAARENPDSYLFTQWPQLGWSPRVTVPLRAGDATFHQSRVGHMAGGNTSEETREAFIITYTDAEATYQPLPGQSPLEDLEPGQLPPDDRYPRVSDFG encoded by the coding sequence GTGACCGACACGACAGCCCAGACCAAGTCCGACGCAGTCGCGGAGCGATTCGTCACCGCGTTCCGGGAGGACGGCTTCACGCATATCCCGAGCCTGCTCACCGCCGAGGAAGTAGCGCGATACCGAGAAGCCGCGTTGGACGCCATCGAGCGGCACGGCAAGACGGCCGGCATGGGCGGCGGTGGCACGGCACTCGTGCAAACCAAGGGCGCGTGGTGGAAGCACGAAACCCTGCGCAACCTCTCCCGCCACCCCAGGATCGGCGCGGTCGCCGAGCAATTGGCCGGCATGCCGCTGCGCGTGTGGGGCGGCGAGGCGTTCGCCAAGCATCCGCACGACGAGGTACCCACCATTTGGCACGACGACCTGACGTTCGCGCCGCTGGACTCCCGGATGACGATGAACGCGTGGATCGCGCTCGTCGACGTGCCGGTCGAGCGTGGCTGCCTGACCTTCCTGCCAGAGTCGCATCGCCGCGCCGATCCGTACCGAGGTGAGCTGTCCGCAGCGCGGGAAAACCCGGATTCCTACCTGTTCACCCAGTGGCCGCAGCTCGGTTGGAGCCCCCGGGTCACCGTGCCGCTGCGGGCCGGAGACGCCACCTTCCACCAGAGCCGCGTGGGACACATGGCCGGTGGCAACACCTCCGAGGAGACCCGCGAGGCATTCATCATCACCTACACCGACGCGGAGGCGACCTACCAGCCACTTCCCGGCCAAAGCCCGCTGGAGGACCTGGAGCCCGGCCAGCTGCCGCCCGACGACCGCTACCCCCGAGTCTCCGACTTCGGCTAG
- a CDS encoding dihydrofolate reductase family protein, whose product MSAVSCHLGMSLDGFAAGPNQSPKDPVGVGGMRLHQWVFPTRAWHEHRGLEGGARSVDSEVLAEVIQGIGAYIMGRRMFGGGDGPWDESWRGWWGEEPSFHAPVFVLTHHPREPLEMRGGTTFTFVTDGIESALRQARKAAGDRDVSIAGGAQTVQQFLAAGLLDELFIHLVPIVLGAGERLLDNVGNPTLEPVTVVPSEAVTHIKYRVVH is encoded by the coding sequence ATGAGTGCCGTGAGTTGCCACCTCGGGATGTCCCTCGATGGCTTCGCCGCCGGTCCGAACCAGAGCCCGAAGGATCCGGTCGGCGTGGGCGGCATGCGGCTACACCAGTGGGTGTTTCCCACCCGCGCCTGGCACGAACACCGGGGCCTGGAGGGCGGTGCGCGCTCGGTCGACTCCGAAGTGCTCGCCGAGGTCATCCAGGGGATCGGCGCCTACATCATGGGTCGCAGGATGTTCGGGGGCGGCGACGGTCCGTGGGATGAGTCCTGGCGCGGCTGGTGGGGCGAGGAGCCCTCGTTCCACGCGCCGGTTTTCGTGCTCACCCACCACCCGCGGGAGCCATTGGAAATGCGGGGCGGCACCACCTTCACCTTCGTCACCGACGGGATCGAGTCCGCGCTCCGGCAGGCCCGCAAGGCGGCCGGTGACCGGGATGTCTCGATCGCCGGCGGGGCCCAGACCGTGCAGCAGTTCCTCGCCGCGGGCCTGCTCGACGAGCTTTTCATCCATCTCGTCCCGATCGTGCTGGGTGCCGGCGAGCGCCTGCTGGATAACGTCGGCAACCCGACCCTTGAACCGGTCACGGTAGTGCCATCCGAGGCGGTCACCCACATCAAATACCGGGTCGTCCACTGA
- a CDS encoding SDR family NAD(P)-dependent oxidoreductase, with protein MHAVVTGATNGIGAAIARRLAGEGLTVTLVGRSDQRLRAARERIAAAVPGAELVLERADLAELAQVRDLAERLLSGSAPDVVISNAALVTPLDRRTSDGLPRVLAVNHLAPYLLLRALAAALDRARLIVVGSDPVSLALEPVDLDDFPLAHPERLGEPAGLRPYYAYARTKNMNTMFVYALARRLAGTAITVNACHPGLISGTGLSREVPGLGELIKQAYRDGIFPQPGPQPGGGRWAPGSSGPKDRPGPDIGADTPAWLATSPTVEGVTGSFFVDRIAVQTAPHTTDPERCERVWHDSAALVGLSP; from the coding sequence ATGCACGCGGTCGTCACGGGCGCCACCAACGGGATCGGCGCGGCGATTGCCCGGCGGCTCGCCGGCGAAGGACTGACGGTCACCCTGGTCGGCCGCAGCGACCAGCGCCTCCGGGCGGCGCGGGAGCGGATCGCCGCCGCGGTGCCTGGCGCCGAGCTCGTTCTGGAGCGGGCCGATCTCGCCGAGCTCGCCCAGGTGCGCGACCTCGCCGAGAGGCTGCTGAGCGGTTCGGCACCGGATGTGGTCATCAGCAACGCCGCCCTGGTCACCCCGCTGGACCGGCGGACCTCCGACGGCCTGCCGCGGGTGCTGGCCGTCAACCACTTGGCGCCTTACCTGCTGCTGCGTGCCCTCGCGGCGGCCTTGGACCGTGCCAGGCTGATCGTGGTCGGCTCGGATCCGGTATCGCTGGCCCTGGAACCGGTCGATCTCGACGATTTCCCCCTTGCCCACCCGGAACGACTGGGCGAGCCCGCCGGGCTGCGGCCGTATTACGCCTACGCTCGCACCAAGAACATGAACACGATGTTCGTCTATGCGCTTGCCCGCCGCCTGGCCGGGACCGCCATCACCGTCAACGCTTGCCACCCCGGTCTTATCTCCGGCACCGGACTGAGCCGGGAGGTACCCGGGCTCGGCGAGCTGATCAAGCAGGCATACCGGGACGGCATTTTTCCCCAACCCGGCCCACAACCCGGCGGCGGGAGGTGGGCGCCCGGCTCGTCCGGGCCCAAGGATCGTCCCGGCCCGGACATCGGAGCCGACACGCCCGCGTGGCTCGCCACCTCGCCCACGGTCGAAGGCGTAACCGGCAGCTTCTTCGTCGACCGCATCGCCGTCCAGACCGCGCCGCACACCACCGACCCCGAACGCTGCGAGCGCGTGTGGCACGACAGCGCCGCGCTAGTCGGACTCTCCCCCTGA
- a CDS encoding MFS transporter produces the protein MVGRRSLGRQFGYLWAAFSVSTLGTWLAFDAFPLVAILVLHAGETEVSALKAASLAVGAAVAVPLGPWVEFRRKQPVMVAMDLIRFAAVMTVPAAFVLGLLSFAQLLVVSVIVAAADIAFNAASGACLKTLVRPEDLLIANGRFESTTWTATVLGPPLGTAAIGLFGPLTTVLADAVSYLLSALGIRAIGGTEPRPARTDRPRLRAGDLVEGWRYILTHPALRPLFFNTILVSSLIMATSPLLAVLMLGRLGFAPWEYGLAFGVSCVGGLIGSRLAAPLVARFGRHKIMLGAGALRACWSIGLVFICPGPAGLALVIAVEFALITCMGVFNPVFATFRLDQVPTDRVARTLSAWSVTGKATNAVMVALWGLLAAFTGAHTAILIAGLLMLATPLLLPRHDHAPLHDREPAASRT, from the coding sequence ATGGTTGGTAGGCGGTCGCTGGGGCGGCAATTCGGGTATCTCTGGGCGGCCTTTTCGGTCAGCACGCTGGGCACGTGGCTCGCGTTCGACGCGTTTCCCCTGGTCGCGATCCTGGTGCTGCACGCCGGGGAGACCGAGGTGTCCGCGCTGAAGGCGGCGAGCTTGGCGGTGGGAGCGGCGGTCGCGGTGCCGCTGGGCCCGTGGGTGGAATTCCGCCGCAAGCAGCCGGTGATGGTCGCGATGGACCTGATCCGGTTCGCGGCGGTGATGACCGTTCCCGCCGCATTCGTGCTCGGCCTGCTCAGCTTCGCGCAACTCCTGGTCGTCTCGGTCATCGTCGCCGCGGCCGACATCGCCTTCAACGCGGCCAGCGGGGCCTGCCTGAAAACGCTCGTGCGGCCCGAGGACCTGCTCATCGCCAACGGGCGGTTCGAGTCCACGACCTGGACCGCCACCGTGCTCGGACCACCGCTGGGCACGGCCGCGATCGGGCTGTTCGGCCCGCTGACGACAGTGCTGGCCGATGCGGTCAGCTACCTGCTCTCGGCACTGGGGATCCGCGCGATCGGCGGGACGGAGCCGCGCCCGGCCCGGACCGACCGACCACGGCTGCGAGCCGGCGACCTGGTCGAAGGATGGCGCTACATCTTGACGCACCCGGCGCTGCGCCCGCTTTTCTTCAACACGATCCTCGTCAGCAGCCTGATCATGGCGACCTCGCCGCTGCTGGCCGTCCTGATGCTCGGCCGCCTCGGTTTCGCGCCGTGGGAATACGGCCTGGCATTCGGGGTCTCCTGCGTCGGCGGCCTCATCGGCTCCCGGCTGGCCGCCCCGCTCGTTGCACGATTCGGGCGCCACAAGATCATGCTCGGCGCCGGGGCACTGCGCGCGTGCTGGTCCATCGGGTTGGTCTTCATCTGCCCCGGCCCGGCCGGGCTCGCGCTCGTCATCGCCGTCGAGTTCGCCTTGATCACCTGCATGGGCGTGTTCAACCCGGTGTTCGCCACCTTCCGGCTCGATCAGGTTCCGACGGACCGAGTCGCCCGCACCCTGTCCGCATGGTCGGTCACCGGAAAGGCCACCAACGCGGTCATGGTCGCCCTGTGGGGCCTGTTGGCGGCTTTCACCGGCGCCCACACCGCGATCTTGATCGCCGGTCTGCTTATGCTCGCAACGCCGCTCCTGCTCCCCCGGCACGACCATGCGCCACTGCACGATCGCGAACCGGCCGCCAGCCGCACATGA
- a CDS encoding SDR family NAD(P)-dependent oxidoreductase, which produces MSALPDLREKVAVVTGGATGIGRGIAEQFRAEGMRVVIADIEPETLRNTAAEIDAVGIHTDVSDLESVRALARSATERFGTVHVICNNAGIGPIARIADMTIEDWHWMIGVNLYGVVHGVQTFLPILAANDDGGHIVNTSSIAGLVAQPRLGAYSVTKSGVVALTETLAAELEQAGSKVGATVLCPGAVRTNIHKSSRNRPRRHAGGGLADFDVSRVDNPAYRWITSREAGEVVVRAVKRGDLYALTHPESYGMVEQRHQAIAAAYERAAEDVGSIREVAPSDAR; this is translated from the coding sequence ATGAGCGCACTCCCAGACTTGCGTGAAAAGGTCGCCGTGGTCACCGGGGGCGCCACCGGTATCGGCAGGGGCATCGCCGAACAATTCCGTGCCGAAGGCATGCGGGTGGTCATCGCCGATATCGAGCCGGAAACCCTGCGGAATACGGCCGCCGAGATCGACGCGGTGGGAATTCACACCGACGTCAGCGATCTGGAAAGCGTACGGGCGCTCGCGCGGTCGGCGACCGAGCGGTTCGGCACCGTGCACGTGATCTGCAACAACGCCGGAATCGGGCCGATCGCGCGGATCGCCGACATGACGATCGAGGACTGGCACTGGATGATCGGCGTGAACCTGTACGGAGTGGTCCACGGTGTGCAGACATTCCTGCCCATCCTTGCGGCCAACGACGACGGCGGCCACATCGTGAACACCTCGTCGATAGCCGGCCTGGTCGCGCAACCGCGCCTCGGCGCCTACTCCGTCACCAAGTCCGGAGTGGTCGCGCTCACCGAGACGCTCGCCGCCGAACTTGAGCAGGCAGGCTCCAAGGTCGGTGCCACCGTGCTGTGTCCTGGAGCGGTACGAACGAACATCCACAAAAGCTCGCGCAACCGTCCGAGGCGCCACGCGGGAGGCGGGCTCGCGGACTTCGACGTCTCCCGGGTGGACAACCCGGCCTACCGCTGGATCACCTCCCGCGAGGCGGGCGAGGTGGTGGTCCGCGCCGTCAAACGCGGTGACCTGTATGCCCTCACCCACCCGGAGTCGTACGGCATGGTCGAGCAACGCCACCAAGCCATCGCTGCCGCCTATGAACGGGCCGCCGAGGACGTCGGCTCCATTCGCGAGGTAGCCCCTTCCGACGCCCGATGA
- a CDS encoding LysR family transcriptional regulator, whose translation MNFEAVRAFVAVAEDGQFQIAADQLGISQQAVSKRIAALESFLGTKLFERVASGAVLTADGVRFLPRAKAVLVAVKHAVESVRRESRPLRVDVLSRRLASAEILREFHLGHQAISIEILTTSGVDATIRGLLDGDIDAGFCYLREPIDRTDPQLAQSFAYFEPVQIVVSDRHPLAGHAAVRPDELTPFTAWVPGIVTGTEWAGFYEEFARAFRIDIDSTGPNFGFESLLDTIADSPALLTFVGEKTRGSWPEHQRLTRIPLARPKPLYPWSLIWHAGNQHPGLGELVRHVRRSFAPVAVREEVWLPDLVAPTRR comes from the coding sequence ATGAACTTCGAGGCCGTGCGGGCATTCGTGGCGGTGGCCGAAGACGGGCAGTTCCAGATCGCGGCCGACCAGCTGGGCATCAGCCAGCAGGCCGTATCCAAACGGATCGCCGCGCTCGAATCCTTCCTCGGCACCAAGTTGTTCGAGCGCGTCGCCTCCGGTGCCGTGCTGACCGCGGACGGCGTCCGGTTCTTGCCCAGAGCAAAGGCGGTGCTGGTGGCGGTAAAACACGCCGTGGAGTCGGTGCGGCGGGAGTCGCGGCCATTGCGCGTCGACGTGCTGAGCCGCCGTCTCGCTTCGGCGGAGATCCTTCGGGAATTCCACCTGGGCCACCAGGCGATCTCCATCGAGATACTGACCACGAGCGGCGTGGATGCGACGATCCGCGGACTGCTCGACGGCGACATCGACGCGGGTTTCTGCTACCTGCGTGAGCCCATCGACCGGACCGATCCCCAGCTCGCGCAGTCCTTCGCCTATTTCGAGCCGGTGCAGATCGTGGTGAGTGACCGGCATCCGCTCGCCGGACATGCCGCGGTCCGGCCGGATGAGCTGACCCCGTTCACGGCTTGGGTCCCGGGGATCGTGACCGGCACGGAGTGGGCGGGATTCTACGAAGAGTTCGCCAGGGCGTTCCGGATCGACATCGACTCGACCGGCCCGAATTTCGGCTTCGAGTCGTTACTCGACACCATTGCCGACTCGCCGGCGTTGCTCACCTTCGTCGGCGAGAAGACCCGAGGCTCATGGCCGGAGCACCAGCGGCTCACCCGCATCCCGTTGGCGAGGCCGAAGCCTCTCTATCCGTGGTCGCTCATCTGGCACGCTGGAAATCAGCATCCCGGACTAGGCGAACTCGTCCGGCACGTGCGCCGTTCGTTCGCCCCCGTGGCGGTGCGCGAGGAAGTGTGGCTGCCCGATCTCGTGGCTCCGACGCGACGATGA